The Clarias gariepinus isolate MV-2021 ecotype Netherlands chromosome 4, CGAR_prim_01v2, whole genome shotgun sequence genome window below encodes:
- the fam131bb gene encoding AF4/FMR2 family member lilli isoform X2: MGCIGSRTLTADGVPVQKDGEQHGRTDFSWDGINLSMEDTTSILPRLKKRNSNAYSIGALAKSSLTGVTRSMKDKVTKPTAMAQGRVAHMIEWQNWGMQTVGAGGSSVGRFSTRNLQQERKLENDAYSDLSDGEKEARFAAGVMQQFAISEATLLAWNSMDGESMSAGSNQGSVAHLSEANQESITSRDQILHHSSAEVWPHTYVSQGLYCLSSSDAWEPISNEQSGVASPATGSYVMAGGASCDSGYDGNTAAHFLSQQQQQQYIQHHQSQLQQIQQLQQIQQYQQQQILQYQQQQQFLEQRLHSATQSLQATPNSTIHSLPPLTHPPLVDLWGPGLTETYQAEVGGYIGVAASNEGNLTAPSEDMGTEHSPLLEAQEEEEIKEEEVTLCMEPEPVTLIPSPAAQREEVTSVGGSSPGQVPGESIAEWKASDVSPSVNEILEEKEEESESSSASATATK; this comes from the exons CGGCAGATGGGGTTCCAGTACAGAAGGATGGGGAACAG CATGGCCGAACAGACTTTTCATGGGATGGAATCaat CTATCCATGGAGGACACGACCTCCATTTTGCCCCGGCTAAAGAAGCGGAATTCCAACGCCTACAGCATTGGTGCTCTGGCTAAGTCCTCACTGACAG GAGTGACGCGTTCTATGAAGGACAAGGTGACAAAGCCAACAGCTATGGCACAGGGCCGCGTGGCTCATATgatagagtggcagaactgGGGCATGCAGACAGTAGGAGCAGGAGGCTCCAGTGTTGGTCGGTTCTCCACTCGCAATCTTCAGCAGGAACGCAAGCTGGAGAACGATGCCTATAGTGACCTTAGTGATGGAGAGAAGGAGGCACGCTTTGCAGcag GTGTTATGCAGCAGTTTGCAATATCCGAGGCCACGTTGCTTGCTTGGAATTCTATGGATGGAGAAAGCATGAGTGCAGGCTCCAACCAAGGCAGTGTTGCTCATCTGAGTGAGGCCAACCAGGAGAGCATCACCAGCCGAG aCCAGATATTACACCATTCCTCTGCAGAGGTGTGGCCTCACACGTACGTCTCCCAGGGCCTGTACTGCCTCTCCTCTTCAGATGCCTGGGAGCCAATCAGCAATGAGCAGTCAGGAGTGGCCTCTCCAGCAACAGGCTCCTATGTCATGGCAGGTGGTGCCTCCTGCGATAGCGGCTATGATGGAAATACTGCGGCTCACTTCCTGTcacagcagcaacagcagcagtaCATCCAACACCACCAGAGCCAGTTACAACAGATCCAGCAACTACAACAGATACAGCAATACCAGCAACAACAGATCCTGCAGTATCAGCAACAGCAACAG TTTTTGGAACAAAGATTACATAGTGCCACTCAGTCTCTGCAGGCTACACCCAACAGCACCATTCACAGTCTACCaccactcacccacccaccctTGGTCGATTTGTGGGGGCCAGGGCTTACAGAGACCTACCAAGCTGAAGTAGGTGGGTATATAGGCGTGGCTGCAAGCAATGAGGGAAATCTAACGGCACCCTCAGAAGACATGGGAACAGAACACTCACCGTTACTGGAAGCTCAAGAAGAGGAAGAGATCAAG GAGGAAGAAGTAACATTATGCATGGAACCAGAACCAGTGACTTTAATTCCTTCTCCAGCTGCCCAGAGAGAGGAAGTGACCTCAGTAGGGGGAAGCAGTCCAGGACAGGTCCCTGGGGAATCGATCGCAGAATGGAAAGCTTCTGATGTCTCACCGTCCGTTAATGAAATACTGGAGGAAAAAGAGGAGGAGTCGGAATCCTCATCGGCCAGTGCCACGGCAACAAAATGA
- the fam131bb gene encoding uncharacterized protein fam131bb isoform X5, with translation MKDKVTKPTAMAQGRVAHMIEWQNWGMQTVGAGGSSVGRFSTRNLQQERKLENDAYSDLSDGEKEARFAAGVMQQFAISEATLLAWNSMDGESMSAGSNQGSVAHLSEANQESITSRDQILHHSSAEVWPHTYVSQGLYCLSSSDAWEPISNEQSGVASPATGSYVMAGGASCDSGYDGNTAAHFLSQQQQQQYIQHHQSQLQQIQQLQQIQQYQQQQILQYQQQQQFLEQRLHSATQSLQATPNSTIHSLPPLTHPPLVDLWGPGLTETYQAEVGGYIGVAASNEGNLTAPSEDMGTEHSPLLEAQEEEEIKEEEVTLCMEPEPVTLIPSPAAQREEVTSVGGSSPGQVPGESIAEWKASDVSPSVNEILEEKEEESESSSASATATK, from the exons ATGAAGGACAAGGTGACAAAGCCAACAGCTATGGCACAGGGCCGCGTGGCTCATATgatagagtggcagaactgGGGCATGCAGACAGTAGGAGCAGGAGGCTCCAGTGTTGGTCGGTTCTCCACTCGCAATCTTCAGCAGGAACGCAAGCTGGAGAACGATGCCTATAGTGACCTTAGTGATGGAGAGAAGGAGGCACGCTTTGCAGcag GTGTTATGCAGCAGTTTGCAATATCCGAGGCCACGTTGCTTGCTTGGAATTCTATGGATGGAGAAAGCATGAGTGCAGGCTCCAACCAAGGCAGTGTTGCTCATCTGAGTGAGGCCAACCAGGAGAGCATCACCAGCCGAG aCCAGATATTACACCATTCCTCTGCAGAGGTGTGGCCTCACACGTACGTCTCCCAGGGCCTGTACTGCCTCTCCTCTTCAGATGCCTGGGAGCCAATCAGCAATGAGCAGTCAGGAGTGGCCTCTCCAGCAACAGGCTCCTATGTCATGGCAGGTGGTGCCTCCTGCGATAGCGGCTATGATGGAAATACTGCGGCTCACTTCCTGTcacagcagcaacagcagcagtaCATCCAACACCACCAGAGCCAGTTACAACAGATCCAGCAACTACAACAGATACAGCAATACCAGCAACAACAGATCCTGCAGTATCAGCAACAGCAACAG TTTTTGGAACAAAGATTACATAGTGCCACTCAGTCTCTGCAGGCTACACCCAACAGCACCATTCACAGTCTACCaccactcacccacccaccctTGGTCGATTTGTGGGGGCCAGGGCTTACAGAGACCTACCAAGCTGAAGTAGGTGGGTATATAGGCGTGGCTGCAAGCAATGAGGGAAATCTAACGGCACCCTCAGAAGACATGGGAACAGAACACTCACCGTTACTGGAAGCTCAAGAAGAGGAAGAGATCAAG GAGGAAGAAGTAACATTATGCATGGAACCAGAACCAGTGACTTTAATTCCTTCTCCAGCTGCCCAGAGAGAGGAAGTGACCTCAGTAGGGGGAAGCAGTCCAGGACAGGTCCCTGGGGAATCGATCGCAGAATGGAAAGCTTCTGATGTCTCACCGTCCGTTAATGAAATACTGGAGGAAAAAGAGGAGGAGTCGGAATCCTCATCGGCCAGTGCCACGGCAACAAAATGA
- the fam131bb gene encoding uncharacterized protein fam131bb isoform X1, producing MGCIGSRTLTADGVPVQKDGEQHGRTDFSWDGINLSMEDTTSILPRLKKRNSNAYSIGALAKSSLTGVSGVTRSMKDKVTKPTAMAQGRVAHMIEWQNWGMQTVGAGGSSVGRFSTRNLQQERKLENDAYSDLSDGEKEARFAAGVMQQFAISEATLLAWNSMDGESMSAGSNQGSVAHLSEANQESITSRDQILHHSSAEVWPHTYVSQGLYCLSSSDAWEPISNEQSGVASPATGSYVMAGGASCDSGYDGNTAAHFLSQQQQQQYIQHHQSQLQQIQQLQQIQQYQQQQILQYQQQQQFLEQRLHSATQSLQATPNSTIHSLPPLTHPPLVDLWGPGLTETYQAEVGGYIGVAASNEGNLTAPSEDMGTEHSPLLEAQEEEEIKEEEVTLCMEPEPVTLIPSPAAQREEVTSVGGSSPGQVPGESIAEWKASDVSPSVNEILEEKEEESESSSASATATK from the exons CGGCAGATGGGGTTCCAGTACAGAAGGATGGGGAACAG CATGGCCGAACAGACTTTTCATGGGATGGAATCaat CTATCCATGGAGGACACGACCTCCATTTTGCCCCGGCTAAAGAAGCGGAATTCCAACGCCTACAGCATTGGTGCTCTGGCTAAGTCCTCACTGACAGGTGtgtcag GAGTGACGCGTTCTATGAAGGACAAGGTGACAAAGCCAACAGCTATGGCACAGGGCCGCGTGGCTCATATgatagagtggcagaactgGGGCATGCAGACAGTAGGAGCAGGAGGCTCCAGTGTTGGTCGGTTCTCCACTCGCAATCTTCAGCAGGAACGCAAGCTGGAGAACGATGCCTATAGTGACCTTAGTGATGGAGAGAAGGAGGCACGCTTTGCAGcag GTGTTATGCAGCAGTTTGCAATATCCGAGGCCACGTTGCTTGCTTGGAATTCTATGGATGGAGAAAGCATGAGTGCAGGCTCCAACCAAGGCAGTGTTGCTCATCTGAGTGAGGCCAACCAGGAGAGCATCACCAGCCGAG aCCAGATATTACACCATTCCTCTGCAGAGGTGTGGCCTCACACGTACGTCTCCCAGGGCCTGTACTGCCTCTCCTCTTCAGATGCCTGGGAGCCAATCAGCAATGAGCAGTCAGGAGTGGCCTCTCCAGCAACAGGCTCCTATGTCATGGCAGGTGGTGCCTCCTGCGATAGCGGCTATGATGGAAATACTGCGGCTCACTTCCTGTcacagcagcaacagcagcagtaCATCCAACACCACCAGAGCCAGTTACAACAGATCCAGCAACTACAACAGATACAGCAATACCAGCAACAACAGATCCTGCAGTATCAGCAACAGCAACAG TTTTTGGAACAAAGATTACATAGTGCCACTCAGTCTCTGCAGGCTACACCCAACAGCACCATTCACAGTCTACCaccactcacccacccaccctTGGTCGATTTGTGGGGGCCAGGGCTTACAGAGACCTACCAAGCTGAAGTAGGTGGGTATATAGGCGTGGCTGCAAGCAATGAGGGAAATCTAACGGCACCCTCAGAAGACATGGGAACAGAACACTCACCGTTACTGGAAGCTCAAGAAGAGGAAGAGATCAAG GAGGAAGAAGTAACATTATGCATGGAACCAGAACCAGTGACTTTAATTCCTTCTCCAGCTGCCCAGAGAGAGGAAGTGACCTCAGTAGGGGGAAGCAGTCCAGGACAGGTCCCTGGGGAATCGATCGCAGAATGGAAAGCTTCTGATGTCTCACCGTCCGTTAATGAAATACTGGAGGAAAAAGAGGAGGAGTCGGAATCCTCATCGGCCAGTGCCACGGCAACAAAATGA
- the fam131bb gene encoding uncharacterized protein fam131bb isoform X3, with the protein MGCIGSRTLTADGVPVQKDGEQLSMEDTTSILPRLKKRNSNAYSIGALAKSSLTGVSGVTRSMKDKVTKPTAMAQGRVAHMIEWQNWGMQTVGAGGSSVGRFSTRNLQQERKLENDAYSDLSDGEKEARFAAGVMQQFAISEATLLAWNSMDGESMSAGSNQGSVAHLSEANQESITSRDQILHHSSAEVWPHTYVSQGLYCLSSSDAWEPISNEQSGVASPATGSYVMAGGASCDSGYDGNTAAHFLSQQQQQQYIQHHQSQLQQIQQLQQIQQYQQQQILQYQQQQQFLEQRLHSATQSLQATPNSTIHSLPPLTHPPLVDLWGPGLTETYQAEVGGYIGVAASNEGNLTAPSEDMGTEHSPLLEAQEEEEIKEEEVTLCMEPEPVTLIPSPAAQREEVTSVGGSSPGQVPGESIAEWKASDVSPSVNEILEEKEEESESSSASATATK; encoded by the exons CGGCAGATGGGGTTCCAGTACAGAAGGATGGGGAACAG CTATCCATGGAGGACACGACCTCCATTTTGCCCCGGCTAAAGAAGCGGAATTCCAACGCCTACAGCATTGGTGCTCTGGCTAAGTCCTCACTGACAGGTGtgtcag GAGTGACGCGTTCTATGAAGGACAAGGTGACAAAGCCAACAGCTATGGCACAGGGCCGCGTGGCTCATATgatagagtggcagaactgGGGCATGCAGACAGTAGGAGCAGGAGGCTCCAGTGTTGGTCGGTTCTCCACTCGCAATCTTCAGCAGGAACGCAAGCTGGAGAACGATGCCTATAGTGACCTTAGTGATGGAGAGAAGGAGGCACGCTTTGCAGcag GTGTTATGCAGCAGTTTGCAATATCCGAGGCCACGTTGCTTGCTTGGAATTCTATGGATGGAGAAAGCATGAGTGCAGGCTCCAACCAAGGCAGTGTTGCTCATCTGAGTGAGGCCAACCAGGAGAGCATCACCAGCCGAG aCCAGATATTACACCATTCCTCTGCAGAGGTGTGGCCTCACACGTACGTCTCCCAGGGCCTGTACTGCCTCTCCTCTTCAGATGCCTGGGAGCCAATCAGCAATGAGCAGTCAGGAGTGGCCTCTCCAGCAACAGGCTCCTATGTCATGGCAGGTGGTGCCTCCTGCGATAGCGGCTATGATGGAAATACTGCGGCTCACTTCCTGTcacagcagcaacagcagcagtaCATCCAACACCACCAGAGCCAGTTACAACAGATCCAGCAACTACAACAGATACAGCAATACCAGCAACAACAGATCCTGCAGTATCAGCAACAGCAACAG TTTTTGGAACAAAGATTACATAGTGCCACTCAGTCTCTGCAGGCTACACCCAACAGCACCATTCACAGTCTACCaccactcacccacccaccctTGGTCGATTTGTGGGGGCCAGGGCTTACAGAGACCTACCAAGCTGAAGTAGGTGGGTATATAGGCGTGGCTGCAAGCAATGAGGGAAATCTAACGGCACCCTCAGAAGACATGGGAACAGAACACTCACCGTTACTGGAAGCTCAAGAAGAGGAAGAGATCAAG GAGGAAGAAGTAACATTATGCATGGAACCAGAACCAGTGACTTTAATTCCTTCTCCAGCTGCCCAGAGAGAGGAAGTGACCTCAGTAGGGGGAAGCAGTCCAGGACAGGTCCCTGGGGAATCGATCGCAGAATGGAAAGCTTCTGATGTCTCACCGTCCGTTAATGAAATACTGGAGGAAAAAGAGGAGGAGTCGGAATCCTCATCGGCCAGTGCCACGGCAACAAAATGA
- the fam131bb gene encoding uncharacterized protein fam131bb isoform X4, which produces MYWLANTHGRWGSSTEGWGTGVTRSMKDKVTKPTAMAQGRVAHMIEWQNWGMQTVGAGGSSVGRFSTRNLQQERKLENDAYSDLSDGEKEARFAAGVMQQFAISEATLLAWNSMDGESMSAGSNQGSVAHLSEANQESITSRDQILHHSSAEVWPHTYVSQGLYCLSSSDAWEPISNEQSGVASPATGSYVMAGGASCDSGYDGNTAAHFLSQQQQQQYIQHHQSQLQQIQQLQQIQQYQQQQILQYQQQQQFLEQRLHSATQSLQATPNSTIHSLPPLTHPPLVDLWGPGLTETYQAEVGGYIGVAASNEGNLTAPSEDMGTEHSPLLEAQEEEEIKEEEVTLCMEPEPVTLIPSPAAQREEVTSVGGSSPGQVPGESIAEWKASDVSPSVNEILEEKEEESESSSASATATK; this is translated from the exons CGGCAGATGGGGTTCCAGTACAGAAGGATGGGGAACAG GAGTGACGCGTTCTATGAAGGACAAGGTGACAAAGCCAACAGCTATGGCACAGGGCCGCGTGGCTCATATgatagagtggcagaactgGGGCATGCAGACAGTAGGAGCAGGAGGCTCCAGTGTTGGTCGGTTCTCCACTCGCAATCTTCAGCAGGAACGCAAGCTGGAGAACGATGCCTATAGTGACCTTAGTGATGGAGAGAAGGAGGCACGCTTTGCAGcag GTGTTATGCAGCAGTTTGCAATATCCGAGGCCACGTTGCTTGCTTGGAATTCTATGGATGGAGAAAGCATGAGTGCAGGCTCCAACCAAGGCAGTGTTGCTCATCTGAGTGAGGCCAACCAGGAGAGCATCACCAGCCGAG aCCAGATATTACACCATTCCTCTGCAGAGGTGTGGCCTCACACGTACGTCTCCCAGGGCCTGTACTGCCTCTCCTCTTCAGATGCCTGGGAGCCAATCAGCAATGAGCAGTCAGGAGTGGCCTCTCCAGCAACAGGCTCCTATGTCATGGCAGGTGGTGCCTCCTGCGATAGCGGCTATGATGGAAATACTGCGGCTCACTTCCTGTcacagcagcaacagcagcagtaCATCCAACACCACCAGAGCCAGTTACAACAGATCCAGCAACTACAACAGATACAGCAATACCAGCAACAACAGATCCTGCAGTATCAGCAACAGCAACAG TTTTTGGAACAAAGATTACATAGTGCCACTCAGTCTCTGCAGGCTACACCCAACAGCACCATTCACAGTCTACCaccactcacccacccaccctTGGTCGATTTGTGGGGGCCAGGGCTTACAGAGACCTACCAAGCTGAAGTAGGTGGGTATATAGGCGTGGCTGCAAGCAATGAGGGAAATCTAACGGCACCCTCAGAAGACATGGGAACAGAACACTCACCGTTACTGGAAGCTCAAGAAGAGGAAGAGATCAAG GAGGAAGAAGTAACATTATGCATGGAACCAGAACCAGTGACTTTAATTCCTTCTCCAGCTGCCCAGAGAGAGGAAGTGACCTCAGTAGGGGGAAGCAGTCCAGGACAGGTCCCTGGGGAATCGATCGCAGAATGGAAAGCTTCTGATGTCTCACCGTCCGTTAATGAAATACTGGAGGAAAAAGAGGAGGAGTCGGAATCCTCATCGGCCAGTGCCACGGCAACAAAATGA